GGGTGAAAAGCACCCGAGGCTATGCTGGCGATGAGCAGAATGCAAAAAAGCGAGACCAGACCGGAAGCAAAAGGGAAAAAACAGGGAGCGGAGACACATAAAAGGGACAATACGATCAAAGTGTTGCGATACCCTCTGTCAGACATCTGTCCAAACAACAGCTGCAACCCCTCTCCTGTCATGACGCACACAGCTGTCATTATTCCAACAACGGCCAAATCCAACTCAGCAATTGTTTTGTAGACAGGCCACACCCCTATCATGAAATCCACTAAAAAATGCGACAGCCACAGGATGAAAAGCGGAAGGCCGATTTTTTGCGATGACATACATTCCCTCAAATCATGCGTAAAAATTTTACACTAATCCGCCATAAAAATAAATCTAAATCAGTCACAGCTAATACCATGTGACTGATAGACAGCCTCAAAGAGTCTTGCTGCCACCCCCTTTTTCCCTAAACAAACGATCCGTCCTCGCCCTTCCCTCCCAAAACCGAGGGCCCCTCGGACAGAAACCTGCTAAAACCCTGATACTCAATCTTCACCCTGTACTTATTCGCTTCGAGTTGTTATAAAAAATTTAATTAAATAATCGACTTAACAAAACAACGCGCAAGTATATACCGAAAGCACCTCAAAATTTGACCTGACCTTCAGAGGGATCTATGATTGTAAGTACATTTTTAAATCGCCAGGCGACTGCGCCCGTCGCAAGATTTGGTGAAACTGCCATTAAACTTTCCGGAAAAGTTCGCTTCTACCACCTGCTCGACTCCAAAAATCCAATCCCATACCTAAAGGCGAAATGATGACTGATTACAGAAAGCTCCTCGGCAAACGGCCATTCGTTCGCCACAACTGCCTGCCTTATATTCAAAGCATTACCCACAAAATCTTTCAAATTAAGACAAGCCCCAGGATATGCCCCCTCGGAAATAGATTGAGCTTCACATTCCTGAAGCTAATGCATTGGCTCGCTTTGATGCTCTCTGCCAACTCGTGCTATGGTGGCTTAATTGACGAGCTATCGCTGGAGGAGAAGGTAGGCCAGTTATTGATGGTGCATTTCTACGGACAGTCCGCCAACAAAGATTCCGACTATTTAATCCAAGACATCGGTGTCGGCGGGATTGTCTATTTCAACTGGTGCAATGAGCTGAAAAGTCCCATGCAGGTGCAGCAGCTGTCTAACACTTTGCAGGAGACGGCCAAGGCAACTTTGCACGGCATCCCCCTATTCATCTCCGTTGACCAAGAGGGCGGACCCATTAACCGCTTGAAAAACGGCTTTACCGCTTTCCCGAGCAACAGCGCGGTTGCCAAAACTAAAAACCCCTCTCTTGCCAAAAAAGCTGCGCTGGCAATCGGATCAGAGCTAAAAGCGGTGGGCATCAACATGACGCTGGGTCCTGTTGCAGACGTCAATGTCAATTTGGAAAATCCCATCATCGGGGTGCGTTCATTTGGTAAAGATCCACAAACCGTTGCCCTTTTTGCGCAAGAAGCCCTGCAGGGATACAAAGATGCCGGAGTCATTGCCGTTCTCAAACATTTTCCGGGCCATGGAGATGTAACTGTAGATTCCCATCAGTCGCTGCCTGTCATAAAGAAAAGTTTTGAAGAGCTATCCAACATCGAATTATACCCTTTTAGGGAACTGAAAGATAAGACACCCGCCATTATGACAGCGCACCTGATGGTTCCTTGCTTAGACCCTTCCTTTTGCACCACCCTCTCGCCCCTGATCACGACCGATCTGCTCAAAAAGCACCTCGGCTACTCCGGCCTTGTCATGACTGACTCTCTTGTTATGGGAGCCCTTTTGGAAAGCTGCCCCAACCACGTAGAGGCATCGATCAGGGCCTTTCTTGCCGGGGCAGACATCCTGATACTCGGCGGAAAGCGGTTTATAGACGAAACAGGTATCGAGTTTAATCTGGACGATATCAGAGAAATCCACGAAGGGTTGGTGGAAGCGGTTTGCCAGGGGCGGATACCTCTCAGTAAAATCAACGAGTCCGTTGAGAAAATTATCCATCTGAAAGAAGAGTACCGTCTTTTTTCCTTTGATTTGCCGGACGAGCGGGCAATCATCGAGGACGTGCAGACCGAAGCGAGTCGTTTGCTCGCCAAGGAGATTGCCGGGCTTTCACTAAAAACCGACGGGCATCCCGGCAGTTTTGCCATCCCCTTCTCTAACGCCACCATCGCTGTCTTCGCCCCTTCCATCGTACAATTCGATCTGGGTCGCACAAGCATCGTGAACTTAGGAAAAAAAACGACCCTATTCTACTACCCCACCCTTGATCCTACGCCGATGGATGTAGAAGCTGCGCTGCAAGTTGCCGCGGAATCAGAAATTTTGGTTCTTTGCACCTATAACGCATGGAAATACCAAGCGCAGCTCAACGTGGTCAAAGCACTCGCCGCACTAAAAAAAACTTTAATCATCTTGGCGCTACGTGACCCGCAAGATATTAGTTTTATTGGTGACA
This genomic stretch from Estrella lausannensis harbors:
- a CDS encoding glycoside hydrolase family 3 protein, with amino-acid sequence MSFTFLKLMHWLALMLSANSCYGGLIDELSLEEKVGQLLMVHFYGQSANKDSDYLIQDIGVGGIVYFNWCNELKSPMQVQQLSNTLQETAKATLHGIPLFISVDQEGGPINRLKNGFTAFPSNSAVAKTKNPSLAKKAALAIGSELKAVGINMTLGPVADVNVNLENPIIGVRSFGKDPQTVALFAQEALQGYKDAGVIAVLKHFPGHGDVTVDSHQSLPVIKKSFEELSNIELYPFRELKDKTPAIMTAHLMVPCLDPSFCTTLSPLITTDLLKKHLGYSGLVMTDSLVMGALLESCPNHVEASIRAFLAGADILILGGKRFIDETGIEFNLDDIREIHEGLVEAVCQGRIPLSKINESVEKIIHLKEEYRLFSFDLPDERAIIEDVQTEASRLLAKEIAGLSLKTDGHPGSFAIPFSNATIAVFAPSIVQFDLGRTSIVNLGKKTTLFYYPTLDPTPMDVEAALQVAAESEILVLCTYNAWKYQAQLNVVKALAALKKTLIILALRDPQDISFIGDTKMVITTYSPDSNSIQTAIEMLSSKRYQCD